CACAGCTGAGTTTGATAGTGAACCAACGAACTTTGGATCTTATGGTTATGACAATATTATGTTAATTGTGGAATCATTAGAAAACGGTGCAACTGACCGTGAATCAATTCGTGACTATCTAGAAAACAACATCAAAGATTTTGTGGGTGCAACGGGTGTGTTCAATTTCAGTGCTGAAGACCATAACGGATTAACCGCGGACAGTTTAGTACTCGCTGAAGTAAAAGATGGTAAGTGGACATATAAAGAGTAACCTATATTTATTAAAAGTAAGGTTAAAATGCATTCATCTACATCAGATGAGTGCATTTTACTTCATATCGAGGTGTGGAAATATGAGAGACGCTATAATAGAAAGAGTAACAGCTGATCCTTATGCGAAAAGCTTAGGAATTGAGATTGTGAAAGTAGAAGAAGGTTTGGCAAAAGTAACGATGACGATTCAAGAACACATGCTCAATTTTCACGGTGCAGCGAATGGTGGAGTCATTTTTTCACTAGCCGATGTAGCATTTGCCATCGCCAGTAATTCTTACGGTCAAACTGCAGTAGGAATCAATGTTAATATCAATTATATGAAGGCAGGGATGGTAGGAGACATATTGACTGCAACTGCAACCGAAGTATCCAAGAATCCTAAATTAGGATTATACCGGATGGTGGTCACAAATCAGCATGGAGAATTTATTGCTTCCGCTGATGGAATGGTTTATAGGAAGAAAGAGCTGTTTGGGTAAAACATAAGTCATGGTAGTTCGATAAATTTTAAAATAGGGTGGGGAGAACTCTCTCCATCCTTTTTCAATTTTCCGATAGGTTATTTAATGAATATGTCGGGAGTGCTTTATACTCATTACCAAAAATATCTATCTTAAGGTAAAATTAGGATAAGCTAACGAATGGAACAAAATTGATCATTAACTTTAAATTGAAGTAGTTTCTGAAGACATGTAACCTAATCAATAGGACACTAAGGGGGAAACGAACATGACCACTGAGTTATCGCAACAACAACGAGAGGAATTACTCCAAGTATTGAAGAACCGCTTTGAAAAGAACATGAACCGCCATGAAGGTTTGGAATGGGCCAATATCCAAGAAAAGCTGGAAGCAAATCCAGAGAAACTGTGGCCGCTTTATGAAATGGAAAGAACGGAAGGGGAACCAGATGTAGTTGGTTATGATGAAAAGACAGACGAATACATTTTTTATGACTGTTCAAAGGAAAGTCCAAAAGGTCGTAGAAGTGTTTGTTATGACCGTGAAGCCCTGGAAGCTAGAAAAAAGCATAAACCAGAAAATAGCGCTATAGATATGGCAGCAGACATGGGCATTGAAATGTTATCAGAAGAACAATATCGGAAGTTGCAGACACTTGGTAATTTTGATTTGAAGACGTCGAGTTGGGTACAAACACCCGC
This DNA window, taken from Bacillus carboniphilus, encodes the following:
- the paaI gene encoding hydroxyphenylacetyl-CoA thioesterase PaaI, giving the protein MRDAIIERVTADPYAKSLGIEIVKVEEGLAKVTMTIQEHMLNFHGAANGGVIFSLADVAFAIASNSYGQTAVGINVNINYMKAGMVGDILTATATEVSKNPKLGLYRMVVTNQHGEFIASADGMVYRKKELFG
- a CDS encoding DUF4256 domain-containing protein; the protein is MTTELSQQQREELLQVLKNRFEKNMNRHEGLEWANIQEKLEANPEKLWPLYEMERTEGEPDVVGYDEKTDEYIFYDCSKESPKGRRSVCYDREALEARKKHKPENSAIDMAADMGIEMLSEEQYRKLQTLGNFDLKTSSWVQTPANIRGLGGALFCDRRYDTVFVYHNGADSYYAARGFRGSLKV